The Pseudalkalibacillus hwajinpoensis DNA window CGCCATTGCAATTGATTCAGAACTCTGGTGGAAGTCTCCAACTGCAGACCCGACAATCACGCTAACACTAGCAACGATGGTCGTGGTGCTTACACACTATTACGGTGTGAAAATGAAAGGACCTAAGGAATATGGAAAAGGATTTTTTAGTCCACTTAAATTTCTATTCCCGTTTAAGTTAATTGAGGAATTCTCCAATACATTAACACTTGGTCTACGTCTTTACGGAAACATTTACGCCGGTGAAATTCTGCTTGGACTTCTAGCAGGACTTGGTGGCGCAGGATTTGCTGGAGCGCTTGGAGCCTTTCTTCCTATGCTCGCATGGCAGGGATTCAGTATCTTTGTCGGAACAATTCAGGCGTTTATCTTCACAATGCTTACAATGGTTTACATGGCGCACAAAGTGGCAGACGACCATTAATCAACAGTGTTAATGAGCTTGTCATTATATAAAACTATTATATGAATTATAAGGAGGAAGTTTAGCATGGGTTTAATCGCAGCTGCAATTGCAGTAGGTTTAGCGGCAGTAGGTGCCGGTATTGGTAACGGTCTTATCGTAGGACGTACAGTAGAGGGAATCGCTCGTCAACCAGAACTTCGCGGTACACTTCAAACAACAATGTTCATCGGTATCGCACTAGTTGAGGCATTGCCGATCATCGGTGTTGTTATTGCCTTCATCGTATTGGGTCAATAAGTAACAGAACTTTATAGTGAGTTTGGATCGTTTCATGATGGCGGAGAAAGTTTCGAAATGAAACCTTCGCCATTCGTTTTGTATGACCTCTGAAGGGAGTGAACACGGTGTTCAATAGTTTAATTCTAGGAGCAGGATTTGCTGCAGGAGATATCCTTTTCCAGCTTGTTGCTTTTATCGTACTTCTTGCACTATTAAAGAAGTTTGCCTGGGGCCCGCTCATGGGCATCATGAAAGATCGTGAGCAGCACATTGCTAACGAAATTGACGCGGCTGAAAAGAACCGTAAAGAATCTGAAGCATTTTTGAATGAGCAGCGCGAAGAAATGAAGCGTGTTCGTCAGGAAGCGAAAGCTATGCTTGAGAACCAGAAACAAATGGCTGACCAAAAAGGTCAGGAATTGATCGAAGCTGCTCGTCTTGAATCTGAGCGCCTGAAGGAAGCTGCTACAGCTGAAATCAAGCGTGAACGTGAAAGTGCAGTAGCATCTCTACGCGAACAGGTAGCATCCCTATCTGTGATGATCGCTTCAAAAGTTGTTGAAAAGGAACTTGATGAGCGTGCTCAAAAGCAGCTGATCGATGAGTACCTTGATCAGGCAGGCGATCAGAAATGAGTAGAGATCTTGAAGTAATCGCAAAACGTTATGCCGGTGCTCTTTTTGACATCGCTCGTGAGAACGATAACGTCGAGCAAATCAAGAATGAGCTAATGGTTGTAAAAGATGTTTTTCATCAAACGCCGGACTTAATGAATGTGTTCGAGCATCCGAAATTCACAACAGCAGAGAAGAAGAACATTATCCAAACTAGCTTTGGATCGTCTCTTTCCACTCACGTGATGAATACGCTTCTTACACTGATCGAACGAAAGCGTATGGCAATCGTATTCGATCTTGTCAATCAATTTGAAAGATTCGCTTATGAACAGCAGCAAACAGCGGCAGCGAAGGTATATTCTGTGAAGCCTCTAACAGAAGAGGAGCAGATGAAAGTCTCTGCAGTATTTGCGAAAAGAGTAGGCAAAACAACGCTTCGAATCGAGAATGTGATCGATCCTACTTTAATCGGTGGTATTAAAGTACGTATCGGCAATCGCATTTTTGATGGAAGCATTAGCGGTAAACTTAAACGCATGGAACGTGAATTAGTTTCAGCGAAGAGCTAGAAGATAGGGGTGAATATGCATGAGCATCAATGCTGAAGAAATCAGTGCGCTGATCAAGCAGCAAATCGCAAATTATCAAACTGATATTAAAGTTGATGATGTTGGTACCGTTATCCAGATTGGTGATGGTATTGCTCGTGCCCACGGTCTCGATAACGTGATGGCAGGAGAACTTGTTGAATTTTCAAACGGTGTTATGGGTATGGCTCAGAACCTAGAGGAGAGCAACGTAGGTATTATTATCCTTGGACCATACACTGAAATTCGTGAAGGCGATGAAGTTCGTCGTACTGGACGCATCATGGAGGTTCCAGTCGGTGAAGAGCTTCTTGGCCGTGTTGTTAACCCACTGGGACAACCTGTTGATGGACAGGGTCCACTTGGCACAACAAAAACTCGTCCGATCGAAAGCCCGGCTCCAGGGGTTATGGATCGTAAATCAGTACATGAGCCACTTCAAACAGGAATCAAAGCGATCGACTCTCTTATTCCAATCGGACGCGGACAGCGTGAGCTAATCATCGGTGACCGTCAGACTGGTAAGACATCGATTGCGATCGATACAATCCTTAACCAAAAAGACGAAGATATGATCTGTATCTACGTTGCAATTGGTCAGAAAGAATCTACGGTACGTGGCGTTGTTGAAACGCTTCGTAAGCAGGGTGCCCTTGACTACACAATCGTTGTAACTGCAGGCGC harbors:
- the atpF gene encoding F0F1 ATP synthase subunit B — translated: MFNSLILGAGFAAGDILFQLVAFIVLLALLKKFAWGPLMGIMKDREQHIANEIDAAEKNRKESEAFLNEQREEMKRVRQEAKAMLENQKQMADQKGQELIEAARLESERLKEAATAEIKRERESAVASLREQVASLSVMIASKVVEKELDERAQKQLIDEYLDQAGDQK
- the atpE gene encoding F0F1 ATP synthase subunit C; the encoded protein is MGLIAAAIAVGLAAVGAGIGNGLIVGRTVEGIARQPELRGTLQTTMFIGIALVEALPIIGVVIAFIVLGQ
- the atpB gene encoding F0F1 ATP synthase subunit A; protein product: MEHHAPTTDFLGLTFNLSNVLMITIASVIVFVLAVVATRSLAMRPTGLQNFIEWVMDFVKGLIGSTMDWKTGGRFLFLGMTLLMYIFVSNMLGLPFAIAIDSELWWKSPTADPTITLTLATMVVVLTHYYGVKMKGPKEYGKGFFSPLKFLFPFKLIEEFSNTLTLGLRLYGNIYAGEILLGLLAGLGGAGFAGALGAFLPMLAWQGFSIFVGTIQAFIFTMLTMVYMAHKVADDH
- a CDS encoding F0F1 ATP synthase subunit delta, yielding MSRDLEVIAKRYAGALFDIARENDNVEQIKNELMVVKDVFHQTPDLMNVFEHPKFTTAEKKNIIQTSFGSSLSTHVMNTLLTLIERKRMAIVFDLVNQFERFAYEQQQTAAAKVYSVKPLTEEEQMKVSAVFAKRVGKTTLRIENVIDPTLIGGIKVRIGNRIFDGSISGKLKRMERELVSAKS